One region of Pseudomonas sp. B21-040 genomic DNA includes:
- a CDS encoding helix-turn-helix transcriptional regulator, translating to MNVEQHDIGVSQVAAAIAEPARTKILCSLMDGHARTSTELAAIAEVSASTASAHLAKLKELALVRLHVQGRHRYYSLADKRVAQALEALMVIGQNTAPTFNSRTPDRLQFARTCYDHMAGTLAVLLHDRMLEKGWLLETDEQAYRLSDSGEVLFEGLGIEVKDLNTLRRRFACPCLDWSMRRPHLGGSLGAALLQTAIQRKWVTQDLDSRALTLTAVGRKALSTRFDLMLPPSSGSPAPVYETSHEVAVRH from the coding sequence ATGAACGTAGAACAACACGACATTGGCGTTTCTCAGGTCGCGGCAGCCATCGCGGAGCCGGCCCGGACGAAAATCCTCTGTTCGCTGATGGACGGCCACGCACGCACCAGCACCGAGCTGGCGGCGATTGCCGAAGTCAGCGCCTCTACCGCCAGCGCGCACTTGGCCAAACTCAAGGAACTGGCGCTGGTGCGGCTGCACGTGCAGGGCCGCCATCGCTATTACAGCCTGGCGGACAAGCGTGTGGCCCAGGCACTGGAAGCATTGATGGTGATTGGCCAGAACACTGCGCCGACGTTCAACTCGCGCACGCCGGATCGGCTGCAATTTGCCCGCACCTGTTACGACCACATGGCGGGGACGTTGGCGGTGTTGCTGCATGACCGGATGCTGGAGAAAGGCTGGTTGCTGGAAACCGATGAGCAGGCCTATCGGCTGAGCGACAGTGGCGAGGTGCTGTTCGAAGGATTGGGGATCGAGGTCAAGGACCTGAACACCTTGCGTCGTCGTTTCGCTTGCCCATGCCTGGATTGGAGCATGCGCCGGCCGCATCTGGGCGGCTCATTGGGTGCAGCGTTGCTGCAAACCGCGATCCAGCGCAAATGGGTGACGCAGGATCTGGACAGCCGGGCGTTGACGTTGACAGCGGTGGGGCGCAAGGCACTGAGTACGCGGTTTGACCTGATGTTACCGCCCTCAAGCGGATCGCCCGCTCCTGTTTATGAAACATCTCATGAAGTTGCTGTAAGACACTGA
- a CDS encoding cytochrome P450: MDPIIAATHADPYPYYAQLRAQGGLVFHERLNMWVASTARAVAAVLAHPDCHVRPAQEPVPKAIAGGMAGKVFGQLMRMNEGERQRCPRSAIEPGLALIDVDEVNSLVAARLITPHADGLYNAMFRGPVCVVAALLGFTPAQGRAISELTAEFVACLSPLSDQAQLNAAQAAAEHLRGYLIELLDDADNKSPLLAGIRGRFTGDPETLFANLIGLFSQTFDATAGLIGNALLAVIRHPLLLEARAEDVIAETQRFDPSVQNTRRFVAAPCEIEGVSLDSGDVILLLLASANRDPQLNDRADVFLVDRPQRRSFTFGAGRHHCPGHVLALGIASATLREILAHRPALEQFAWAYRPSLNGRVPVFRDAP, translated from the coding sequence ATGGACCCGATCATCGCTGCGACTCATGCCGACCCTTATCCCTATTACGCGCAATTACGTGCACAAGGCGGGCTGGTTTTTCACGAACGACTGAATATGTGGGTAGCCAGCACTGCCCGAGCCGTTGCCGCTGTACTGGCGCATCCCGATTGTCATGTCCGACCGGCGCAAGAACCGGTGCCCAAGGCGATTGCCGGTGGTATGGCGGGCAAGGTATTCGGGCAATTGATGCGCATGAATGAAGGCGAACGGCAGCGCTGTCCGAGGTCGGCGATTGAGCCTGGGTTAGCGCTGATTGATGTGGATGAAGTCAATTCGCTAGTGGCCGCGCGGTTGATCACGCCGCACGCCGATGGGTTATACAACGCCATGTTTCGCGGGCCGGTGTGCGTAGTGGCGGCGTTGCTGGGATTCACGCCGGCTCAGGGTCGGGCGATCAGCGAGCTGACGGCGGAGTTTGTTGCGTGCCTGTCACCGCTCAGCGATCAGGCGCAACTCAATGCCGCACAGGCTGCCGCCGAACATTTACGGGGTTACTTGATTGAGCTTCTCGACGATGCGGATAACAAGAGCCCGCTGCTCGCCGGGATTCGCGGGCGCTTTACGGGTGACCCCGAAACGCTGTTTGCCAATCTGATCGGATTGTTTTCCCAGACGTTTGATGCCACTGCAGGACTGATCGGTAATGCGCTATTGGCAGTGATTCGACATCCATTGCTACTGGAGGCACGCGCAGAAGATGTGATTGCCGAAACCCAGCGTTTTGACCCGTCGGTACAGAACACTCGCCGGTTTGTCGCCGCGCCGTGTGAAATCGAGGGGGTAAGCCTTGATTCGGGCGATGTGATTCTTCTGCTGTTGGCGTCGGCCAATCGCGATCCGCAGCTCAATGATCGTGCGGACGTCTTTCTGGTGGATCGCCCGCAGCGTCGCAGTTTTACCTTCGGCGCCGGAAGGCATCATTGTCCGGGGCACGTATTGGCGTTGGGGATTGCCAGTGCGACGCTGCGGGAGATTCTGGCGCATCGACCTGCGCTGGAGCAGTTTGCCTGGGCGTATCGGCCTTCGCTGAATGGCCGGGTTCCGGTGTTTCGTGACGCGCCATGA
- a CDS encoding MEKHLA domain-containing protein, translated as MSPINEYAAVQLLDEAYRHWTGQGLPAPESLTGPERLHWLHEHAPYSLLAHGTEGDPRFFYANEQTLACFKYDREQFLGMPSRFSASPLDRAMRQSLLEQVTANGIAHGYSGWRVDRDGHAFMIYEGKVWTLIDQHGEHRGQAALFWPDAECVGSLMD; from the coding sequence GTGTCGCCAATCAACGAATACGCGGCTGTTCAGTTGCTGGACGAGGCTTATCGGCACTGGACCGGCCAGGGGCTGCCGGCCCCTGAATCACTGACCGGGCCGGAACGCTTGCATTGGTTGCACGAGCACGCGCCTTACAGCCTGTTAGCCCATGGCACTGAAGGCGATCCCCGTTTCTTCTACGCCAATGAACAGACGCTGGCCTGTTTCAAATACGATCGCGAGCAGTTCCTTGGCATGCCGTCACGGTTCAGCGCTTCGCCGTTGGACCGAGCCATGCGCCAGTCACTGCTGGAACAGGTCACGGCGAACGGAATTGCTCATGGCTATAGCGGCTGGCGGGTGGACAGGGACGGCCATGCCTTCATGATTTACGAAGGCAAGGTCTGGACCCTGATCGATCAGCACGGCGAGCATCGGGGGCAGGCGGCATTGTTCTGGCCGGATGCAGAGTGTGTCGGGTCGTTAATGGATTGA
- a CDS encoding D-cysteine desulfhydrase family protein, with the protein MQTLLDTSLSSFARTDLLQGPTPIQRAERLEQQLGLKARGIGLFVKRDDHMLIGGGGNKLRKLEFHLGAALAAGVDTVFTIGGLQSNHARLTAAACARLGIACELILTRSVPKTEVDYELNGNILLDQLFGATLRVLAGGSNSLAEAENRAEHLRGSGRKVLVIPTGGSTPLGSLGYARCAAEIAQQETELGLAFNQVVVPNGSAGTHAGLAAGFELLDRSASLVKSYSVLSDRETSAARTLQLTQEILALLGSSATVQASDIVIDGSQLGDGYGLPTPAMREAVHLMARAEGLLLDPVYSGKAFAGLVTDLRDGRFQRGDNVLFVMTGGAPGLYAYREAFQG; encoded by the coding sequence ATGCAAACCCTACTGGACACGTCTCTGAGTTCTTTTGCCCGGACCGACCTTTTGCAAGGCCCGACGCCAATCCAGCGCGCTGAACGCCTTGAACAGCAGTTGGGTTTGAAGGCCCGAGGCATCGGCCTGTTCGTCAAACGCGATGACCACATGCTGATTGGCGGTGGCGGCAACAAGCTGCGCAAACTCGAATTTCATCTCGGTGCAGCGCTGGCAGCAGGGGTCGACACGGTCTTCACCATCGGCGGCCTTCAATCCAATCATGCGCGCCTGACCGCCGCGGCATGCGCCCGCCTCGGCATCGCCTGCGAACTGATCCTCACCCGTTCAGTGCCCAAAACAGAAGTGGACTACGAACTTAACGGCAACATCCTGCTCGACCAATTATTCGGCGCCACCCTCCGCGTGCTTGCCGGCGGCAGCAATTCACTCGCCGAAGCCGAGAATCGTGCCGAACACCTTCGGGGTTCCGGACGCAAGGTGCTGGTGATTCCTACGGGTGGTTCGACACCACTGGGCAGCCTTGGCTATGCGCGCTGCGCGGCGGAGATCGCGCAACAGGAAACCGAACTCGGCCTGGCCTTCAACCAGGTCGTGGTGCCGAACGGCAGCGCCGGCACCCACGCCGGGCTCGCGGCCGGGTTTGAGCTACTGGATCGAAGTGCCTCGCTGGTGAAGTCCTACTCGGTTTTATCAGACAGAGAAACTTCGGCGGCCCGAACCCTGCAACTGACTCAGGAAATACTGGCATTGCTGGGCAGCAGCGCCACTGTTCAGGCTTCAGATATTGTCATCGACGGCAGTCAGTTGGGCGATGGCTACGGCCTCCCGACGCCGGCCATGCGCGAGGCGGTGCACTTGATGGCTCGCGCAGAAGGCCTGTTGCTCGACCCGGTGTATTCCGGCAAAGCGTTTGCCGGGCTAGTGACCGATCTCCGGGACGGGCGCTTCCAGCGCGGGGACAATGTGCTGTTTGTGATGACGGGTGGTGCGCCGGGGTTGTATGCGTATAGGGAGGCGTTTCAGGGGTGA
- a CDS encoding pyocin S6 family toxin immunity protein, with protein sequence MARKTETPLVQSPTSVDGHPACNSHDHPKTIQDALHFFWISGFLKDDQAGDFLKYELTVPPESEVAILCVLGWKNLDQSEDGDCLLTAGQVQQIAIALNEQLPTELDLFIGLRE encoded by the coding sequence ATGGCTCGTAAAACAGAGACACCTTTGGTTCAAAGCCCGACATCCGTCGACGGGCACCCTGCCTGTAACAGCCACGACCACCCGAAAACCATTCAGGACGCCCTTCATTTTTTTTGGATAAGCGGATTTTTAAAAGATGATCAGGCAGGTGACTTTCTAAAATACGAACTGACCGTTCCGCCTGAGTCAGAAGTCGCGATACTGTGTGTACTGGGCTGGAAGAATCTTGATCAAAGCGAGGACGGGGACTGTTTACTGACGGCCGGGCAGGTCCAACAAATCGCAATAGCGCTCAATGAGCAGCTACCGACTGAATTGGACCTCTTCATCGGGCTGCGGGAGTAG
- a CDS encoding FKBP-type peptidyl-prolyl cis-trans isomerase translates to MNEELQIIDLQPGDGKAAVKGALITTQYRGWLEDGTEFDSSYSRGKPFQCVIGTGRVIKGWDQGIMGMQVGGKRKLLVPAHLGYGERSMGAITPNSNLIFEIELLEVLTRDD, encoded by the coding sequence ATGAATGAAGAACTGCAAATCATCGACCTCCAGCCAGGCGACGGCAAAGCCGCTGTCAAAGGCGCGCTGATCACCACCCAATACCGTGGCTGGCTGGAAGACGGCACTGAATTCGACTCTTCCTACAGCCGTGGCAAACCTTTCCAGTGCGTGATCGGCACCGGTCGGGTTATCAAGGGCTGGGACCAGGGGATCATGGGCATGCAGGTGGGCGGCAAGCGCAAATTGCTGGTGCCGGCGCATCTAGGCTATGGCGAGCGTTCGATGGGGGCGATCACGCCGAATTCGAATTTGATTTTCGAGATTGAATTGCTGGAAGTGCTGACGCGGGATGATTGA
- a CDS encoding sensor domain-containing diguanylate cyclase → MNPLWTSAAIGSVLLALLIAMIHRERSLKKQLAECRTLIASLSQGPSVRQDGDVERFKRSQYFARIGTWDWDVDTEKLYWSDAIYGMFGFKIGEVTPSYALFCSCVHPEDRASVRAGELRCVETGENHDEEYRVVWPDGSIHWLRETGNVVKNDHDATIKMMGVVRDITEEKASASYLQHLAHYDPLTGLPNRLVLEERLSEALEQARISATRIALVFVDLNGFKAINDHYGHAAGDRVLITTATRLKTILRSTDTVARIGGDEFVVILQGLSKNICLQEEARTISQKIFVELSPPITIGNDQRHIGTSLGVAVFPDHAQSMDRLIHIADLAMYEAKRSGNNQYRLGDQIDSHSRVE, encoded by the coding sequence ATGAATCCGCTCTGGACCAGCGCAGCCATCGGCTCAGTCCTGCTTGCCCTGCTCATCGCGATGATCCATCGGGAACGTTCGCTGAAAAAGCAATTGGCCGAATGCCGGACGCTGATCGCCAGCCTGTCCCAGGGCCCTTCTGTGCGCCAGGATGGCGATGTCGAACGCTTCAAGCGCAGCCAATATTTCGCCCGCATTGGCACCTGGGACTGGGACGTCGACACCGAAAAACTTTACTGGTCGGATGCGATCTACGGCATGTTCGGCTTCAAGATCGGCGAAGTGACGCCCTCCTACGCCCTGTTTTGTTCCTGCGTACACCCGGAGGACCGGGCCAGCGTGCGTGCCGGGGAGTTGCGCTGCGTGGAAACCGGCGAAAACCATGACGAAGAATACCGCGTGGTCTGGCCCGACGGCAGCATTCACTGGCTGCGAGAAACCGGCAATGTGGTCAAGAACGACCACGACGCCACCATCAAAATGATGGGTGTAGTGCGCGACATCACCGAGGAAAAAGCCTCCGCCAGTTACCTGCAACACCTGGCTCACTACGACCCATTGACTGGCCTGCCCAATCGCCTGGTGCTCGAAGAACGCTTGTCCGAAGCGCTGGAACAAGCACGCATCAGCGCCACCCGGATTGCGCTGGTGTTTGTCGACCTCAATGGTTTCAAGGCGATCAACGACCACTACGGTCATGCCGCCGGCGACCGCGTCCTGATCACCACCGCCACACGTTTGAAGACGATCTTGCGCTCAACCGACACCGTCGCCCGCATTGGCGGTGACGAGTTCGTGGTCATCCTTCAAGGCTTGTCCAAAAACATCTGCCTGCAGGAAGAAGCCCGCACTATCTCTCAGAAAATCTTCGTCGAACTGTCACCACCGATCACCATCGGCAACGATCAGCGCCACATCGGCACCAGCCTGGGCGTCGCGGTGTTTCCGGACCATGCACAGAGCATGGACCGGTTGATTCATATTGCGGACCTGGCGATGTATGAAGCCAAGCGCAGTGGCAATAATCAGTATCGGTTGGGCGATCAGATAGACAGTCACAGCCGGGTGGAATGA
- a CDS encoding DJ-1/PfpI family protein, with protein MHIAILTFDGFNELDSLIAYGMLSRVSLLGDKDWHVSIASPTSRVTSMNGLTIDAHIDLAEACQADAVLVGSGRKTREVAEDSTIMDQLRFDPSRQLLAAQCSGTFLLAKLGLLGDAPACTDSISKPWVQAAGVNVVNQAFYANGNVATAGGCLSAQYLVAWLLARLKGTETAHEVLHYFAPVGEKEGYVTQAFTHIEAHL; from the coding sequence ATGCACATCGCCATTCTGACTTTCGACGGTTTCAACGAACTCGACTCCCTGATTGCTTACGGCATGCTCAGCCGGGTTTCGCTGCTGGGCGACAAGGACTGGCACGTGAGCATTGCCTCGCCGACATCGCGGGTCACGTCGATGAATGGTTTGACCATCGACGCGCACATTGATCTGGCCGAGGCCTGTCAGGCGGATGCGGTGCTGGTCGGCAGTGGCAGGAAGACCCGGGAAGTGGCCGAGGATTCGACGATCATGGACCAACTGCGCTTCGACCCAAGCCGCCAGCTACTGGCTGCGCAGTGTTCTGGCACTTTTCTGTTGGCAAAACTCGGGCTGCTTGGCGACGCCCCCGCGTGCACCGATTCCATCAGCAAACCGTGGGTGCAGGCGGCCGGGGTCAATGTGGTCAATCAGGCGTTTTATGCCAATGGCAATGTCGCCACGGCGGGGGGGTGTTTGTCGGCGCAGTACCTTGTCGCGTGGTTGCTGGCACGTTTGAAGGGCACTGAAACGGCGCACGAGGTACTGCACTATTTCGCGCCCGTGGGTGAGAAAGAAGGCTACGTGACGCAAGCGTTTACTCACATCGAGGCCCATCTGTAG
- a CDS encoding MFS transporter: MTTSIPTGRSRASAIFRVTSGNFLEQFDFFLFGFYATQIAAVFFPASSEFASLMMTFAVFGAGFLMRPLGAVVLGAYIDDVGRRKGLIVTLSIMASGTILIVLVPGYETIGLFAPAIVLIGRLLQGFSAGAEMGGVSVYLSEIATPGNKGFFTSWQSGSQQVAIIVAAALGYGLNQWMAPAMIADWGWRIPFFVGCMIVPFIFFLRRNLEETEEFAARKHRPSMADVFRTLAQNWVIVFAGMMMVALTTTAFYLITVYAPTFGKTVLHLSTSDALLVTLLVGVSNFIWLPIGGALSDRIGRRPVLIAMALLTLATAYPALTYLVNAPSFMHMLLVLLWLSFIYGLYNGAMIPALTEIMPSEVRVAGFSLAYSLATAVFGGFTPAMSTFLIQYTGDKAAPGYWMSFAALCALGATLYLYRRSTGRLQPAAS, encoded by the coding sequence ATGACAACATCAATCCCGACCGGGCGCTCCCGCGCCAGTGCGATTTTCCGGGTCACCTCGGGCAACTTCCTCGAACAGTTCGACTTCTTCCTTTTCGGCTTTTACGCCACACAGATCGCTGCGGTGTTCTTCCCCGCCAGCAGCGAGTTCGCGTCCTTGATGATGACCTTCGCCGTGTTTGGTGCAGGCTTTCTGATGCGCCCACTGGGAGCCGTCGTACTGGGTGCGTACATCGATGACGTGGGCCGGCGCAAAGGGTTGATTGTCACACTGTCGATCATGGCGAGCGGCACGATTCTGATTGTGTTGGTGCCCGGCTACGAAACCATCGGGTTATTCGCACCTGCCATCGTGCTGATTGGCCGATTGCTTCAAGGCTTCTCGGCCGGAGCGGAAATGGGTGGTGTGTCGGTGTACCTCTCCGAGATCGCCACCCCCGGCAACAAGGGCTTTTTCACCAGTTGGCAGTCTGGCAGCCAGCAGGTAGCAATCATCGTTGCGGCGGCGCTGGGCTATGGGCTCAACCAATGGATGGCGCCCGCGATGATCGCCGACTGGGGCTGGCGGATTCCGTTTTTCGTCGGCTGCATGATCGTGCCGTTCATTTTTTTCCTTCGGCGCAACCTGGAAGAAACCGAGGAATTCGCTGCGCGCAAACACCGGCCAAGCATGGCTGATGTGTTCCGTACCCTGGCACAGAACTGGGTCATCGTGTTCGCCGGGATGATGATGGTCGCGCTGACCACCACTGCGTTCTACCTGATCACGGTCTATGCACCGACCTTTGGCAAAACCGTGCTGCACCTCAGCACATCCGATGCATTGTTGGTGACCTTGCTGGTGGGTGTCTCGAATTTCATCTGGCTGCCGATCGGGGGCGCGTTGTCCGACCGTATAGGCCGGCGTCCGGTATTGATTGCCATGGCTCTGCTGACCCTTGCCACCGCGTATCCGGCGCTGACCTATCTGGTGAACGCACCGAGCTTCATGCACATGTTGCTGGTGCTGTTATGGCTGTCGTTCATTTACGGCTTGTACAACGGCGCAATGATCCCCGCGCTCACCGAAATCATGCCGAGTGAGGTTCGAGTTGCCGGCTTCTCTCTGGCTTACAGCCTGGCAACAGCAGTGTTTGGTGGTTTCACGCCGGCGATGTCGACGTTTCTGATTCAGTACACCGGCGACAAGGCCGCGCCGGGTTACTGGATGAGTTTCGCCGCACTCTGCGCCTTGGGCGCAACGCTGTATCTGTATCGCCGTTCGACCGGTCGCCTGCAACCGGCGGCGTCTTGA